ACCCCGCCAAGAGGGCTGGACCGCTGGGGCAGGGCGCTCTGGACGCAGTGCAGAGCCTGCCCCTGAAGAATCCTTTCTACGACAGCAGCGACAACCCATATACGCGCTGGCTGGCCAGCACCGAGGGCCTCCAGTACTCCCGTAAGTAGCGAAACTTGGCGACGCGGCCGGCTCCATTACTGCGGGACTAGAGCtgggggagaaagggaaggagccACTTAAGCCCATCCCAGGCCGCTAGAAAGATTTGAACACTCTTTTAGGATGCCCTGTTTTCTCTTGATCAAGACCCTCTAATCCCGGAAAGAGACTTGGTCTCGAAATTTTTTCAACGCAAGgaattggggcgggggggggaaagGGGGTGCATCCCAAGGGCTGGTTACAGTTGTCAACCGGGTCAGATGGCCCGGCCAGGGGCTCCTGGACTCCACTACCCTGAGGACTGCCCCGGAGCTATGGATTCTCGGATAGGGTCAGATCTGGAGAGGCTCGGGGTGGCCCGGGTATAAATAGCTTGCCCTGCCTCGATGCTTTTTGCAGCGCCGAGGGTGTCCAGAACCCCGAAAGCAAAAAAGAAACTCCCAAAAACCTGCCTCAAGTGGCCGAGCAGATCAATGCCGGGattgtggttttttttctttaaaatctgcCCACGTCTCTCGAGAGAGGAAACAGCTTAAGGAGCTGGAGCCCTTAACCCGCAAAGATTTTCTCCATGCTCCACTCCTCTCAAATCCGCACTCACACTGTGCGAATTTCTAGAAACGCGAGCCCCAAGCTCCCACccctgcttcctctcctcttaCCCCTTGGGGACCCCGGGCAGCAGGGCCCGGCTGCGGGCGGCTCTCGGAACGCGAAGGGCCGGGGCGCACAGCGGAGGATCTGGGGCGCTCAGGGTCTGGCCCAGAAGGCGCGCGACCTCCAGCCGCCTGACGCGCTTCTCTCTTCCCCAGTGCACGGGTTGGCGGCCGGCGCAGCCCCTCAGGACTCGAGTTCCAAATCCCCGGAGCCCTCGGCCGACGAGTCACCGGACAATGACAAGGAGACCCCGGGTGGCGGGGGGGACGCCGGCAAGAAGCGGAAGAGGAGGGTGCTCTTCTCCAAAGCGCAGACCTACGAGCTGGAACGGCGCTTCCGGCAGCAGCGGTACCTGTCGGCACCGGAGCGCGAACACCTGGCCAGCCTCATCCGCCTCACGCCCACTCAGGTCAAGATCTGGTTCCAGAACCACCGCTACAAGATGAAGCGTGCTCGGGCCGAGAAAGGTATGGAGGTGACGCCCCTGCCCTCTCCGCGCCGGGTGGCTGTGCCCGTCTTGGTCAGGGACGGCAAACCGT
Above is a genomic segment from Loxodonta africana isolate mLoxAfr1 chromosome 24, mLoxAfr1.hap2, whole genome shotgun sequence containing:
- the NKX2-2 gene encoding homeobox protein Nkx-2.2, which codes for MSLTNTKTGFSVKDILDLPDTNDEEGSVAEGPEEESEGPDPAKRAGPLGQGALDAVQSLPLKNPFYDSSDNPYTRWLASTEGLQYSLHGLAAGAAPQDSSSKSPEPSADESPDNDKETPGGGGDAGKKRKRRVLFSKAQTYELERRFRQQRYLSAPEREHLASLIRLTPTQVKIWFQNHRYKMKRARAEKGMEVTPLPSPRRVAVPVLVRDGKPCHALKAQDLAAATFQAGIPFSAYSAQSLQHMQYNAQYSSASTPQYPTAHPLVQAQQWTW